The Chryseobacterium indologenes genomic sequence ATACTGAAATGGAGGATCTGCTTGGAAAAGAAAAAGTTCTCTACTTTCCGGCAACCCATCTTGAACCCTATCAGGTAGAAAAGACGCAAAATGCTAATTTGGTTTTAAGGACTGAAGTTCTCAATAAAATCAATTCCGGGAGATCTCCGAAAGTTATTGTTGCCTATGCAGGAGCGCTGTCTGAAAAAGTATTGAAGAAAGAAGATTTTAAGGCAATATCACATCATATTAAGGTGGGAGATCAGTTGGATTTTGATTTTGTTGATGAATTACTGAATCATTATCATTTTCAACAATCTGATTTTGTATCCGAACCCGGAGAATTTTCCGTAAGAGGAGGAATCGTAGACGTCTTCTCTTATTCCCATGAAAAACCTTACAGAATTACATTTTTTGGAAACGAAGTTGAAAGCATTAAAACCTTTGATATCGAAACACAGCTTTCCGTAGATAAGGTGAAGGATTTTCAGTTGGTCTCGAATATGAACTTTTCAGTGACGGGAAGCAGGGTTTCATTATTACAGCTGTTATCCGATGAAAGCTATGTGGTCTCTAAGAACGGGATGATCGGAATGCAGAAAATCAGAACATTCTATGAGAAGTCCCTTGAAAAGTATGAAACATTAAGTAAAGATATTGCCCACAGAACTCCCCAGGAACTTTTTATTTCAGATCAGGAATTCCTGTTTGATTACAAAAAATTCAAAACGATCGATTTTGGTAATGTTGCCATTGAGGGCTTAAAAGAACTTGTTGAAATTAAGATGGATCAGCTTCCACAGCCTTCTTTCCATAAAAATTTTGAACTTCTGATTGAAGATATCGAAGAAAAGCAGAAGAACGGGTTTGATACCTGGATTTCATTTTCCACAGAGAAACAAAAAGAAAGACTCGAATCGATCTTTGAAGAACTGGAACATGAGCTTCCTTTTAAAAGCTTTAAATCTGAACTACACGAAGGCTTCGTAGATAACGGGCATAAAATACTGGTATATACGGATCACCAGATCTTTGACCGGTATCAGAGGTATAAAGCAAAAAATACTTTTGCCAAATCAGAGCAACTTACTTTGAAAGACCTAATGTCTCTGAAGATCGGAGACTATATTGCTCACATCGATCATGGGATCGGGAAGTTTATGGGGCTGGTAAAAGTAAATAATGACGGCAAAATTCAGGAGTGTTTTAAGCTGACCTATAAAAACGGGGACTTATTATATGTAAGTATTCATTCATTGCATAAGATCTCAAAATACAATGGTCCGGAAGGACGGGAAATTGTACTGAGTAAACTTGGATCTCCTACCTGGAAATCTTTAAAACAAAAGACAAAAGCAAAAGTAAAACAGATTGCTTTTGACCTTATCAGACTCTATGCTGAAAGAAAGACCGCTAAAGGTTTTGCCTACACTCCGGATTCTTATCTGCAAAATGAGCTGGAAGCAAGCTTTATTTACGAAGATACTCCCGATCAGGAAAAGGCTACCATAGATGTGAAAAAAGATATGGAAGCAGATACCGTGATGGATAGACTGGTGTGTGGAGATGTAGGTTTTGGTAAAACGGAAGTTGCAATTCGGGCCGCTTTTAAAGCAGCAACAGACGGAAAGCAAGTAGCAGTATTGGTTCCTACGACCATTTTAGCATTTCAGCATTACAGAAGTTTTAAAGAAAGACTTAAAGACTTCCCTGTCAATGTTGCTTATGTAAACAGGTTCAGAACAGCTAAGCAAAAATCTGAAACATTAGAAGCCCTGAAAAACGGTAAGGTAGATATCATTATAGGAACCCATCAATTGGCCAGCAGCTCTGTCAAGTTTAAAGATCTGGGATTATTGATTATTGATGAGGAACATAAATTTGGGGTGTCTGTAAAGGATAAACTGAAAACCTTAAAAAATAATGTTGACACTCTTACGCTCACAGCAACACCTATACCTAGAACTCTGCAGTTTTCATTAATGGCCGCACGAGACCTGTCTGTGATCAAAACACCACCTCCCAACAGGCAACCTGTTGATACTCAATTGATCGATTTTAATGAAGAAACACTTCGTGATGCGGTTTCGTACGAGCTTCAGAGAGATGGGCAGGTGTATTTTATCAATAACAGAATTGAAAACCTTAAGGATATTGCGGGGCTCATCCAGAGATTAGTTCCTGATGCCAGGGTCATTACCGGACACGGTCAGATGGAAGGGAAACAACTGGAAAAGAATGTTCTGGATTTTATGGAAGGCAAATATGACGTTCTTGTATCTACCACAATTGTTGAAAGTGGGGTAGACGTTCCCAATGCCAACACGATATTCATCAATGATGCGCAAAGATTCGGTATGGCAGACCTTCATCAGATGAGAGGAAGAGTAGGGCGTAGCAACAGAAAAGCTTTTTGCTACCTGATCACACCTCCGTATGATATGATGACTTCTGATGCAAGAAAACGTCTGGAAGCTATTGAACAGTTTTCAGATTTAGGAAGTGGTTTCCAGATTGCAATGAAAGATCTTGAAATCCGTGGTGCCGGTGATTTGCTGGGCGCTGAGCAAAGTGGTTTTATCAATGAAATGGGCTTTGAAACCTATCAGAAACTGATGCAGGAAGCATTGGAAGAACTGCAAGACGACGCAGACTTTGAAAGCTTGTTTGAAAATGAAGAAGACAGGCAAAAATTATTCAAATCCGTAAAAGATGTCAATATTGATACTGATTTAGAATTGATGCTGCCGGATTCATATATTTCCAATACGGAAGAAAGGCTACTTCTCTATCAGAAGCTGTCAGAGATTACTAATGAAAAAGATCTTCATCAGTTTGAGCTTGAATTAATTGACCGTTTCGGGGCGTTACCCAACGAAGCTGTAAATCTCTTAAAAAGTGTTTCTTTAAAATGGCTGGCAGCCGATATCGGCTTTGAAAAAATTGTGATGAAAAACGGAGTCTTTCTAGGGTATTTCCCAGGCAATCCTCAGGATAAGTTCTATCAAACCGATAGATTCAGGCATATCATCAGTTATTTGACAAAAAACCCTGCAGAAGCACAGCTTAAAGAAAAATCCGGTAAAGAAGGCAATCAGCTGATGATGAGAAAGGAGAGACTTAAAAACGTTGATGAGGTCAATGTATTATTGAAAGCTATAATTGAACATCAATAAATTATTTTTAAAATACAATTTAAAATTTCCTATAAACATATAAAAACTTAAGTTTTTATATGTTTTTTTGTGATTATTATCATTTTTATCTCCTTTACTATTCAACCCCAAGAGAATTAACGCAGTTTTAACAGGGTGAAAATCACCTTGTAATGATTAAAAACACCCGGCAATCTGCTGTACAGAAAGGGTTTGGAGCGTATTTATATTTTAAACAGAAATTAAAAGTAGAGTTATGTAGTAATAATTCTACTTTTTTATGTGATTAATTCTATGCTGTAATGTGTTTATTTCTATAGGTTTAGGATGTATAACTGGAATTTTTTCGATTTCTAATTTGTACATTTGCAGTCCTTATTATGAGAAAAATTATATTTTGTTGCGCGGCTGGATTTGTATCTTTCTATGCCCACGCACAGGTGGGAATCGGGACTACAAAACCTAAGTCTGTTCTCGATGTGAACGGAAAGACCACCTTAAGAAAAGAACTTAGAGTAGGCGGAACCTCTACCCAAGCCGGAAGTGCAGGCTTGAACGGTCAGGTTCTGGTTTCCCAGGGAGAAGGTAAAGCTCCTGTATGGAAATCCTTGAATGTTTCCTTTATGGAAGAGGGACAGTACAAATTGATCAATTCGTATTTGTCATCAGATCAGATAGGTATTGCATCGCTTTCCAATGGGGTAGCAGGTGATAATGTATATAAGAATAGTGTGGGGGACGATATCACGGATGCTACAAAAGGTAAGTGGGCAAAAATCGGAGGCCTGGAAACAACTTTTACCATTAAGAACGGAAGAAACAGACTTACTTATCAGTTTCAGACAGGAGTTGAAATGAAAGCTCCTACTTCTACAATTTCAGATAATGTGAGATTCGCATGTGGTGTTTTCAGAAACGGAAAATTGGTTGCAGTGCGCCCGGACAGGGTGGCCTCCAATAATAATTCTGAA encodes the following:
- the mfd gene encoding transcription-repair coupling factor yields the protein MQLKSINEKFLPDLMQKEFGKEIFTRLENNPHITVKGSAGSSISIFIAELFLVQKKNILYLVDDKEDALYANTEMEDLLGKEKVLYFPATHLEPYQVEKTQNANLVLRTEVLNKINSGRSPKVIVAYAGALSEKVLKKEDFKAISHHIKVGDQLDFDFVDELLNHYHFQQSDFVSEPGEFSVRGGIVDVFSYSHEKPYRITFFGNEVESIKTFDIETQLSVDKVKDFQLVSNMNFSVTGSRVSLLQLLSDESYVVSKNGMIGMQKIRTFYEKSLEKYETLSKDIAHRTPQELFISDQEFLFDYKKFKTIDFGNVAIEGLKELVEIKMDQLPQPSFHKNFELLIEDIEEKQKNGFDTWISFSTEKQKERLESIFEELEHELPFKSFKSELHEGFVDNGHKILVYTDHQIFDRYQRYKAKNTFAKSEQLTLKDLMSLKIGDYIAHIDHGIGKFMGLVKVNNDGKIQECFKLTYKNGDLLYVSIHSLHKISKYNGPEGREIVLSKLGSPTWKSLKQKTKAKVKQIAFDLIRLYAERKTAKGFAYTPDSYLQNELEASFIYEDTPDQEKATIDVKKDMEADTVMDRLVCGDVGFGKTEVAIRAAFKAATDGKQVAVLVPTTILAFQHYRSFKERLKDFPVNVAYVNRFRTAKQKSETLEALKNGKVDIIIGTHQLASSSVKFKDLGLLIIDEEHKFGVSVKDKLKTLKNNVDTLTLTATPIPRTLQFSLMAARDLSVIKTPPPNRQPVDTQLIDFNEETLRDAVSYELQRDGQVYFINNRIENLKDIAGLIQRLVPDARVITGHGQMEGKQLEKNVLDFMEGKYDVLVSTTIVESGVDVPNANTIFINDAQRFGMADLHQMRGRVGRSNRKAFCYLITPPYDMMTSDARKRLEAIEQFSDLGSGFQIAMKDLEIRGAGDLLGAEQSGFINEMGFETYQKLMQEALEELQDDADFESLFENEEDRQKLFKSVKDVNIDTDLELMLPDSYISNTEERLLLYQKLSEITNEKDLHQFELELIDRFGALPNEAVNLLKSVSLKWLAADIGFEKIVMKNGVFLGYFPGNPQDKFYQTDRFRHIISYLTKNPAEAQLKEKSGKEGNQLMMRKERLKNVDEVNVLLKAIIEHQ